From Acidimicrobiales bacterium, the proteins below share one genomic window:
- a CDS encoding alanine--glyoxylate aminotransferase family protein has product MPLSERTLMGPGPSNPYPEVTAALGRPLLGHLDPEFLAVLDVTCDRLRAVFRTASALTLPISGTGSAGMEAAFVNLVEPGDPVVIGVNGLFGERMCDVAGRCGAEVTRVDAAWGEAIDPDRLVAAHPAPKIIAVVHAETSTGVRNDVEPLGPAKGDALLLVDCVTSLGGIPVDADAWGIDVAYSGTQKCLGVPPGLAPLTVSERARARLVGRPRSWYLDLGMLADYMEAGGGRRYHHTVPVPMIFALHAGLGVLLEEGLEASWARHGDCGRQLQEGMEKLGFELLAQEGHRLPELTTVWVPDAVLPRGTTESAVRVQLLDRYGIEIGGGLGPHAGRAWRIGCMGHTARPRNVTLLLGALGEVLGR; this is encoded by the coding sequence ATGCCCCTGTCCGAGCGCACCCTCATGGGTCCGGGGCCGTCGAACCCCTATCCCGAGGTGACGGCGGCGCTCGGGCGCCCGCTGCTCGGCCACCTCGATCCGGAGTTCCTTGCCGTGCTGGACGTGACGTGCGACCGGCTCCGAGCGGTCTTTCGTACCGCCAGTGCCTTGACGCTGCCGATCAGCGGCACGGGCTCGGCCGGGATGGAGGCCGCCTTCGTCAACCTCGTCGAGCCCGGTGATCCCGTTGTCATCGGCGTGAACGGCCTGTTCGGTGAGCGCATGTGTGACGTGGCGGGCCGGTGTGGGGCCGAGGTGACCCGCGTCGATGCGGCGTGGGGGGAGGCGATCGATCCTGACCGCCTGGTGGCCGCGCACCCGGCGCCCAAGATCATCGCTGTGGTCCACGCCGAGACCTCGACAGGGGTCCGCAACGACGTCGAGCCCCTCGGGCCGGCCAAGGGCGACGCCCTCCTTCTGGTCGACTGCGTGACCTCCCTCGGCGGCATCCCGGTCGATGCCGACGCGTGGGGTATCGACGTGGCCTACAGCGGCACGCAGAAATGCCTCGGCGTGCCGCCCGGCCTGGCGCCGCTCACCGTCAGCGAGCGGGCGCGGGCGCGCCTGGTCGGTCGACCCCGGTCGTGGTACCTCGACCTCGGCATGCTCGCCGACTACATGGAGGCCGGCGGCGGTCGCCGCTACCACCACACGGTCCCGGTTCCGATGATCTTCGCCCTCCATGCCGGTCTCGGGGTGCTGCTCGAGGAGGGGCTGGAGGCCTCGTGGGCCCGACACGGCGACTGTGGCCGCCAGCTCCAGGAGGGGATGGAGAAGCTGGGCTTCGAGCTCCTGGCCCAGGAGGGCCATCGCCTTCCCGAGCTGACCACGGTATGGGTTCCCGATGCCGTGCTGCCCCGCGGCACGACAGAGTCCGCGGTGCGCGTCCAGCTGCTCGACCGCTACGGCATCGAGATCGGCGGCGGCCTCGGGCCGCACGCCGGCCGGGCGTGGCGCATCGGGTGCATGGGGCACACGGCCCGCCCCCGCAACGTCACCCTCCTGCTCGGGGCCCTGGGCGAGGTGCTGGGCCGGTGA
- a CDS encoding GNAT family protein: protein MIRASTLELTGRRVLLRPLVEGDFAQWQEVRRRCRDWLVPWEPRPPVGSSDAVEDRRAFAARCGGRERERQLGSGYGFGIFVEGRLGGEINLSSIQRGPFQNAYVGYWVDEALAGRGYAPEALVAVIRFAFEDLDLHRLQVSIIPRNRASRRVVEKLGLRNEGVAVRYLQIDGRWEDHIRYAITAEEWAERREDFLAGWT, encoded by the coding sequence GTGATCCGGGCCTCGACGCTCGAGCTGACCGGTCGGCGGGTGCTGCTGCGGCCCCTGGTCGAGGGCGACTTCGCCCAGTGGCAGGAGGTCCGCCGCCGGTGTCGCGACTGGCTCGTCCCGTGGGAGCCCCGTCCGCCCGTGGGTTCCTCCGACGCCGTCGAGGACCGGCGGGCCTTCGCCGCCCGGTGTGGCGGCCGCGAGCGCGAGCGCCAGCTCGGCAGCGGCTATGGCTTCGGCATCTTCGTCGAGGGTCGTCTCGGCGGGGAGATCAACCTGTCGTCCATCCAGCGCGGCCCGTTCCAGAACGCCTACGTCGGGTACTGGGTCGACGAGGCCCTCGCTGGCAGGGGCTACGCGCCGGAGGCGCTGGTGGCGGTGATCCGCTTCGCGTTCGAGGACCTCGACCTCCACCGCCTGCAGGTCTCCATCATCCCCCGCAACCGTGCCTCCCGGCGGGTGGTGGAGAAGCTCGGTCTTCGCAACGAGGGGGTGGCGGTGCGCTACCTCCAGATCGACGGCCGCTGGGAAGACCACATCCGCTACGCGATCACCGCCGAGGAGTGGGCCGAGCGGCGTGAGGACTTCCTGGCCGGCTGGACGTGA
- a CDS encoding AMP-binding protein — MSGVSDERTALQHEALENEAWWPDPDEAAATNVGRFMARHGLSRFEDLVARSIDDAEWFWAAVVDFLGIPFVEPWREMLNVEQGAPWARWFVGGRLNLADVCVDRHAAADPGRTAVVWEGEDGEVRRWSYGELRAQTDGLARLLAERGVGEGDAVGVFMPMVPETVATLMAVAKLGAVFLPLFSGYAPLAVSTRLSDAGAVALVTADGFRRRGAVVPMLDVARESVAAVPSVRTVVVVERLGAGGLDAAAGDGRTWARWPGPGAALSAPPLDSEHPLFIGYTSGTTGRPKGSVHVHGGFGVKVAEEVAFQFDCRPDDVLFWFTDIGWIMGPWELFGGLALGATLLLYEGAPDHPAPDRLWAVLERHRVSICGVSPTLVRALMAHGDDPVTRHDLSALRILGSTGEPWNEQPWWWYFRVVGGERCPVINISGGTEVGACFLSPHPVEPLKPLSLGGPALGMAVDVYDEQGRPVRNAVGELVCTKPWPAMTRGLYGDPERYLATYWSRWPGVWTHGDWASIDEDGEWFLHGRSDDTIKLAGKRLGPAEVESVLVSHPGVLEAAAVGIPDAIKGEALWAFVVLGPGWEPGEELRGELTTLVAGQLGRSFRPSRIRFATALPKTRNAKVLRRAVRSAATGADPGDLSALEDPAAVEAVREAT, encoded by the coding sequence GTGAGCGGCGTGTCCGACGAGCGGACGGCCCTCCAGCATGAGGCCCTGGAGAATGAGGCATGGTGGCCCGATCCCGATGAGGCGGCGGCCACCAACGTCGGACGGTTCATGGCCCGCCACGGGCTGTCCCGGTTCGAGGACCTCGTCGCTCGTTCGATCGACGACGCCGAGTGGTTCTGGGCGGCCGTGGTGGACTTCCTCGGCATTCCCTTCGTCGAGCCCTGGCGGGAGATGCTGAACGTCGAGCAGGGAGCCCCCTGGGCCCGGTGGTTCGTCGGCGGGCGGCTCAACCTGGCCGATGTGTGCGTCGATCGCCACGCCGCCGCCGACCCCGGCCGGACGGCGGTGGTCTGGGAGGGTGAGGACGGCGAGGTTCGCCGGTGGAGCTATGGGGAGCTCCGGGCCCAGACCGACGGGCTGGCCCGGTTGCTGGCCGAGCGCGGGGTCGGGGAGGGCGACGCCGTCGGCGTCTTCATGCCCATGGTGCCCGAGACCGTGGCCACCCTGATGGCGGTGGCCAAGCTCGGGGCCGTCTTCCTCCCGCTGTTCAGCGGCTACGCCCCGCTGGCGGTCAGCACCCGGCTGTCCGACGCCGGCGCCGTGGCCCTGGTGACCGCCGACGGCTTTCGCCGCCGGGGGGCGGTGGTGCCCATGCTCGACGTGGCCCGGGAGTCGGTCGCTGCCGTTCCGTCGGTTCGTACGGTCGTCGTCGTCGAGCGGCTCGGTGCCGGCGGTCTCGACGCGGCTGCCGGCGACGGGCGCACGTGGGCGCGATGGCCCGGCCCGGGCGCAGCCCTTTCGGCCCCCCCGCTCGACTCCGAGCACCCGCTGTTCATCGGCTACACGTCGGGCACCACCGGGCGACCGAAGGGGTCGGTGCACGTCCACGGCGGGTTCGGGGTCAAGGTGGCCGAGGAGGTGGCGTTCCAGTTCGACTGCCGCCCGGATGATGTCCTCTTCTGGTTCACCGACATCGGGTGGATCATGGGCCCGTGGGAGCTGTTCGGCGGCCTGGCGCTGGGCGCCACGCTCCTGCTGTACGAAGGCGCCCCCGATCACCCCGCTCCCGACCGCCTGTGGGCGGTGCTCGAGCGCCACCGGGTGAGCATCTGCGGCGTGAGCCCCACCCTCGTGCGGGCCCTCATGGCGCACGGGGACGATCCCGTGACACGCCACGACCTGTCGGCGCTGCGCATTCTCGGCTCCACTGGCGAGCCCTGGAACGAGCAGCCGTGGTGGTGGTACTTCCGGGTCGTGGGCGGCGAGCGCTGCCCGGTGATCAACATCTCCGGCGGGACCGAGGTGGGCGCCTGCTTCCTGTCCCCCCATCCGGTCGAGCCCCTGAAGCCACTCTCGCTCGGGGGCCCGGCGCTCGGCATGGCCGTGGACGTCTACGACGAGCAGGGGCGACCGGTGCGCAATGCCGTCGGCGAGCTCGTGTGCACCAAACCGTGGCCGGCGATGACGAGAGGCCTCTACGGGGACCCCGAGCGCTACCTGGCGACCTACTGGTCGAGGTGGCCCGGCGTGTGGACCCACGGCGACTGGGCGTCGATCGACGAAGATGGTGAATGGTTCCTGCACGGGCGCAGCGACGACACCATCAAGCTGGCGGGCAAGCGCCTCGGGCCGGCCGAGGTCGAGTCGGTGCTCGTCTCGCATCCCGGCGTCCTGGAGGCCGCCGCCGTCGGGATCCCTGACGCCATCAAGGGAGAGGCGTTGTGGGCCTTCGTCGTGCTGGGCCCGGGCTGGGAGCCGGGCGAGGAGCTCCGGGGTGAGCTGACCACGCTGGTCGCGGGCCAGCTGGGGCGGTCGTTCCGGCCCTCGCGCATCCGCTTCGCCACCGCCCTGCCCAAGACGCGCAACGCCAAGGTGCTGCGGCGTGCTGTCCGCTCGGCGGCGACCGGCGCCGATCCCGGCGACCTGTCCGCCCTCGAGGACCCGGCAGCGGTGGAAGCCGTGCGGGAGGCCACGTGA